Genomic segment of Citrus sinensis cultivar Valencia sweet orange chromosome 7, DVS_A1.0, whole genome shotgun sequence:
AGGTGTGTTACTTCTTgggatttttttcaaaattgcaTTTGGGTTTCTCCATTTTGATCTCACTGGCTTGGactatctgaaatattaaaatgatgtGAAGAGACTCTAAAATTTTTCACCTTTGTGTAGGCATGCGTGCAAATATTCATCAGGTTAATCAAAGATTGGTGTGCCAGGCCTTTTGTAGAAGAAAAGGTATGCTATATACTGAAATTTCATATGTTATGTTGGAAGAATTCCTCTCTCTCTAATGGGATAAGTCTTATTGTCGTTTAGGTACCTGGTTTCCAAAGTTTTATGATCGAGGCCTTTGCGATGAATTGTTGTTTTTACAGCGTTCTTGACAAATCCTTTGAGTTTGGTGATGCCAATACGGTAGAAAtctgtttctatttttcttatgCATTCTTCATTGTCTAAGATTTGCATACTAGTAGTCCCAAGGTTAGAACTTGATAAACTTAGAATGatgtaatattaattgtaatttgtttGTTCTGGATGTAACATATTTCTTAGTGGTGACAAGGGCACGTATGGCTGGTAAGATGGGAGTGTTATATGATTGGGAAAGTTTAATAGATGATATTGATCTGTATAATCTTCGGTGTGTGTAGGctggttgaaattttttattaaataatgtatcCTATTAATGTGGAAGTTGTTACTCTTAATCTCTCTATGCAGCTTGTTCTGTTCGGAGAAATTGTGTTGGCTCAGAAGGTCATGTATGAGAAGTTTGGCAATGATTTTCTTGTTCACTTTGTAACGAAAGGCTTTCCATCAGCACATTGTCCTCCAGATTTGGCAGAACAATATTGCCAAAAGTTGCAGGTAATGGGATCAtcctataaatttttaatatatatatctaaagAAAGATTATCCCTGTGGATCTTACATTTCTATTCATGTGTCAGTTTTGTGTATTTAGATATGAACTTCTATTAATCTTCTATCATTGGTGTGTAAGTGTTTGTTGTTGGAAGGGtgggttggggggggggggggggggtgtttgtgtgttttttcattttttcattgcATGAATGAAAACCAAATCCACTCGTGACCCACATGAATGGAGTTCAAAACCCAGACTTAAGATATCACTGCAAGAGGTTTTACCAGTTGATCCTACTGGCACCAACGGCTAATATACATCTATACTTTTAAGTGAATGAATGGTTTTCTGTTCAAAAGTTCTAAACTGAAGTTAGCTTTTGAAGTGATATGTTGGTTGGTTGACAATTTAGAGTTTAGACTGGATCCTTCTTTAGTAAACCGAGCCCGTATGATTGCTGAgacattaataaatacatgAACTTTTACAGGAAAGaactctaaatttttttttgtgctttGATTGTATCTTTCTGCAGGGTAATGATATCAAGGCATTGAAATCATTCTATCAGTCACTGATTGAAAAACTGAGAGTCCAACAGAATGGAAGCCTTGTTTTCAGATAGCATCCAATTTTGGTTATTGATTTTGCAAATTCAATACTGTTGGCAGTGCTGTTTGTCATCTTGCTGTCAGATTGTCCACTCATCAAAACTTGAATTTGACATGAATTCTACATGTTGCGCTTACCTCAATGTGTGCCGCGGGGTTTCTTTCTGTAAATAGGAAACTGTGTCCGTTTTAACGGACAGTGAGGTGCGTAAACTTGCAAGTGTACCTGAATATTGATAAACCTTGTATCTCCTTTTCTCTCTGATTCTTGTGTGTTGGCTGATTGTTCCTTTACTTTGATCCTGCAGTTTGTAGATTTTCGGGATAAGGGTTTTTGATCGCAAAGAAGTCGGAGAGTTGTGCCATAATTTTCTGTATCACTTTTACCCCAGAAGCTCGGCTCAAAATTTTTTCACGCAATATGTTTTGTAATTGCTCAGTTTTTGTTTGTAAAATGGTCTTAATTTTGTTCGGCCATATTATTACTTTCTTTACCATCATCACATTTTTGGGACATAAAATTGCTTTATGTGACAAAGCAAGCgtaaagatcaagagaaaaggGAACTGAAATGGAAGAATatattgtatatataaaaattttaaaacgaGATAGACCCGAGATGTGGCCTGACGCTTTGTCAAAATGCCCGACAAGATTAAATGTTAAATGTGAAAACAAGTAATATCTAGAacattgaaaatttacataGATGGGTTATTGTCGTCGTTATCTTATGTTCATAATTGTTTGTACACATTTCAAATATGGTCTGTTCTGGCagacaacaatttttttttaacaaatgatTTTTCACGTGAAAATGGACAATGGAAATCTTGAATCAGTGATGGGCAATAATGagccttttttcttttctctaatATGTGATTTTCACATTGTCAAAACTCATCATTAAActtcttttgatttagtaATTCGGGGGGCTAAATGCGTTTTGGGTGCGGCTGTTTTTCCATCTGCGTTGTCATAAATCATTCAACATTCCGAAAATTAGACTAAATGAAgttgatatataaatttgagCATTTTATCCCTTGGCATCGGTCGTTTCACGCGCAAGGGAATTCATCGATGGATATATTGAAACATATGTCATTATATAGGccttttttttactattatattataaaatacattacAAATCTATTGATAAGTGAATCATAAACCTGTCGAGACTTACTTTTATGTGTCATAGTTGAAGTTCAGCCTAAAAAGTTTAAtctagttaaaataaattcttaaagATAAAAGCATACTTCCATAACATAAGAAGAGACTCAAATTTTTGATCAGTCGAAAGAggtgctctttttttttttttttttttctctaatggATCAAAATCTTTCCTATAAACTGAGTCAATTGataaatatacaaattgaaaacTACTAaactttttaagttataattaatctttagTGTGGATGTTCCCGTGATTTTAAAATGCATTGTTATGAGAacataaaataacacaaaCTCGAATGCAATAAAAGTTTAACAAACACAACATCCTcactttctattttatttccattttatttgtaagtaaagatttttttaagtcatgtagttgtcttttttttctcGTCCTGCTAAAGGTCGAAGGTGGTTGTAAACAACAAAGCAAGCCCCACAAATCACGAAATGAGGATGTCACCAATAGTCACATCACAAAAGGGTTTTGATTAGaacaattttgaaagaatttgagaGATATTTCCAGAAGGTTTTAATTATCTTACATGATCACGGAAGATGTATGATTTTTCTACAGTCGTTGGATAAAAATTCAACGGTTGTGCAAAtaacatgattttattattttatatttttataaccgttgaattttcattaaataattacagaGGAATCATATATGTCACATGATTACGTATGATTACAATCTCCTTTATCCAAAGACTTTGATTAGaattattgagagaaaaatttggtTTACTATAAAAATTGGTTGTTTAACTTTCTTTGCTTAGAAACCGTCAAGCaagaatatttgaattttactaCATTTTGGGATCCGACCGTGCGCCCATCATCATTTCTTCCCAAGACTGAAGACTCCCCTTCATGTTGGGTGCCACCtttttggaaattaaaaaaaaaaaagtgaactTTTTATCTATTTAGTTTATATTCGATCAactaataaattctcattaaaataaatcaaaatagatCACAAATCATTCTTTGAACAAGTTGGCGACACTTTTTCATATCACACGTACTAGTACACGTATGTTTGGATTGTTCAAATTATTCAAGACAAGgctaatttatattatattatgtgatgaagtattaaaaaaaaatcatttttcaaaaactgtaataaaattttcacattttaaaacaaaaaactgaAAACTAATTTactcatgatttaattatctAGTCATATCAATTAGAGGTGACTCGgggaagaaattgaattaataGAAGGAGAATTAACATTGGAATAAATCGAGCAGCCCGCCATTGACGATGAACTATTTTACTAGCTTTGTAATTGCAAAGCAACTTCCTGTAGTTGTTCCCTCCTTGTTAAGCTGTTGAATCTAATTGCGAAGCTGATACATACAGTtgatttgtaataaaaattgcaCAAACCATTCTTTAGATCTTTCCAAGAAATTGGTGATTAATACGACGTATCattctataaaattaatatcatatagaaaaaaaaaattgttagagCAAGATAAGGTGTGTATACTcaatactattattataaaactgTATGTAAAATTAGTATGAGAAGAAGCGAAGAAAGAACAAGTGGATACGTTGCAATTAAAAAAGTGTCTCAGTATTAGGTGTGTATTCTCTTTTATCGTGTGGTCTCCGAAAGTCCAGCACAGGAAATCTCTGTGAAGTTCCAATTGGCCCTTTAATTATACGTCAAATAGACCCAAGTCAATGACTTTATTCTAATGGTAGCTTAAGAAGAAAGATTGCCACGTAATTAATCGTAAGATCAACAAAGCAAACCatacattgatttttttttttttcataattgtattataaataaatcctTTTGTCCTGTCTTTATTCTCATCATTACATTATCCTTCATGATTACAAACGAACCCAGAcatgacaaaataaaagtgaacACCAATGGAGTTTTTGCAGGTGAAAACGGCTGTAACAAATAGCtaagaaaaaaatcagattTGTCGCATGACAAAATTCTAAAGAAATCCTTAAAATCCAAGATGGAATCCTTCCAATGTTTCAAAGTCAAGATGTATGGGGCCGGGTCATTTGTGCCCTCAAAAAGCTAGTAAAGAACTTATGATGACTCTTTATAAAGTAAAGACTTTACACGTTATGACTCACAAAAGAtcatattaataattcatCTGGATTAATGTATAAAGTAAGTTGGTGGTTGTTATTCATCAAAGTcaagagaatttttttaaggcCTCTAAACGAGCGGTAACACAATATATCCTTGCTTTCTCATTACGGTTTGAGCAAATTTAATTGACTTAAAAAAACTGACTATATATATTGAACCAAAATGTGATAGAACACTGGTACCACATAAGCTTGCCacattactttaaaaaatcatagcATGGCTCTCATCAAAAGCTTCACTTGGAAAATCATTCTTCCTAGTTGCGTCAAGGCCACAAACAAGCCATCTTCTAAGTCTAAAGTTCATGTTTCCAACCAGGTCTCTATGCAGAGACTGTTACTCACTGATGTGAGTAACCCCGGCTCGCCGATTTCGCTGAATGAGTTATCAAGCTCCCTGGTTGGATCAAATCTTCATGTCTTTACACTCAAGGAGCTGCAAATGATAACGCATAATTTTTCAAGGAGTGATTATTTGGGAGAAGGTGGGTTTGGGAAAGTGTACAAAGGCTGCGTCGATGACAATCTCAGGCCTGGCTTGAAGGCTCAACCTGTTGCTGTTAAAGTGTTGGATGTGAATGGCTCTCAAGGCCATAGAGAATGGCTGGTGACtggtttttaatttcatatgtTAATTACTAGTCCACtactatttaattaaaattttaatttcttaattgcAGTGATTGGTCTTgatatttatctttaattttccaGGCTGAAGTAATCTTTCTTGGACAATTGAAGCATCCCCATCTTGTCAACTTGATTGGATACTGCTGTGAAGATGAGCACAGGCTTCTTGTTTATGAATACATGGCACTAGGCAACTTACATGATCAGCTTTTTAAGAGTATGCatagcattaattaattctctcaAAAATGCCACCTCATATACGATAATTTTTAGGTTATCACTAAttaatcttatttaaaaaaaaataatgcagaTTATTCTTCAACATTACCTTGGTTAACGAGGATAAAAATTGCAATAGGAGCTGCACGGTGTCTCGCTTTCCTCCATGGAGAAGAAAAACCTGTCATATATCGAGATTTTAAAGCTTCAAACATCTTATTGGACTCGGTAAATGTCTTTTTTGTTTCTCATATTTTCCAAGAGATTAACATTCCATGAGCATACAGGTGACCTTTTATTTGACGTCCAGGATTACAATGCTAAGCTCTCGGATTTCGGCTTAGCTACAGACGGTCCGCAAGGAGAAGATTCTCACATCACAACTTGTGTCATGGGCACTGAAGGATATGCAGCTCCTGAGTATATCAATACAGGTACTATTTTATGAACGGAGCAGAGTTCGAACTCTGGAGTTTTTACCTTTTAGTACTAGTCTGAGAGATTTTACCgattaatcataaaattttgcaGGTCACTTGACGACTATGTGCGATGTGTTTAGCTTCGGGGTTGTGCTACTAGAGCTGTTAACCGGCCGGCGATCGGTTGAAAAGAACCGTTGTAAAAGAGAGAAGGATTTGGTCGAATGGGCAAGGCCAATGCTGAAGGATTTCACCAAACTTGACCAAATAATAGACTCGAGACTTGAAGGTCGATACTCAACCGAAGGGGCTAAAAGGCTGGCTGCAGCAGCTCACCAATGCCTTAGCCATAACCCAAAGTCGCGACCCACAATGACCACTGTGGTCAAGGCTTTGGAGCCTCTCTTGGACTTGAATGACATCCCAATTGGACCCTTTGTGTACACTGTAGTTCCACCTGGTGATCATGGTCATGGCCAAAAAAGTTGTgggcaaaagaaaaatgagaaacgAGGGGACGGGGGAAAAGAGAAGGAGgataaaaaggaagaaaagggCCGAAACCGGCGTCGAAAACGTCGTTGCGTTAGGGTAGTGAGGTCCAGAGATGTATATTCTGATACTGCTTTGTATAAAGCTCTTGGAACTAGTTTGTACTCTCCCCGTAACTAAGCAGTGGGCTAGCTAGAATGACATAAAACAGAAATGtgatacttttgtttattttttatctttttggtcGTTATGACTTTTGTATCCGTAAAAGAAGATAATGGGTATTAACACTAATGATCTGCCCGTCcaattgtgaattttttttaaaaaaaaaattgtccaaTTGTGGACTTTGAATCAGCCagttttcaaattattcaTTGATTTCACATAATATTCATCTTATTGCTGGGTTTATTGCTTCTTTTTCAGAATCATTTTATATCTTGATTTGGAGAGACTTTCTAGTCTGTTTTTATAGATACTTTACCATATATAGCATCCGAACATAAATCCTTTAGGGCATGCAAGCAAAGTGATTCAAAGATAGCTCTAATAACTCAACCTAGCATGGATGTGTAcgtttgtaattttttttataactttagGTAATAAAACTTGCTAGTGAGAATGTAAGTCTACCtggcttttttctttctttctttcttttttttttagcatggATGTGTACGCTTGTCCGCAGTTTCCAATTTTCTAATTACTGATCCAACAAGATTTCGGCTGGATTTTATATTTCACACAGTTTCTATGCGGCatgcttatttttctttctcaaattaatattgaagAGCACAACGTTTCCATTATCATCCTAAAAATTCCTTAAAGATAATTGAAAAAACCTGATGCTTGCCCAATTTGGGGAAGTGCGACTCTGCCGAAATAGTGTTGATATTTTCCGCAAATCCAATTCTTCGTCAAAGATAAcaacaagattttttttccacaaatCCAATTCTTCAAAAAACATCTCATGAAAAAGTTCAAGAGTCGATATTGTGATCAAGTAAACGCATGTGGCCTGttcaaaatttcaatacaCGACTCCATTAATTTCATGAGGTCCCCTAAAGATTCAAAGGCAGTGCAACAAACTCTGCAGGACTCAAAAATGCTGCAAgacttttaacatttttttatcccTTCACCAAACCCCATCCAAAAGCTCAGCTTATTTTTGAAGTCAACACTTCCCATTTTTAAGTCAGGTCCATTGGCAGACTGAAAAGTTTCACGGTAATTTTAATGTAGTGAAGCTGCGCAGAAGacaattgattttattttcaagcGCAAAGCTCAGCTATGGAATGAGTGCAATTACATCTCATAATGGTAGATTAACCCGattgttaataatttctaGAAGCTACTACTTGGTTCAACTGTGTGAAGCAATTAGTGTAGTTGAAATAGTTGGGTTTCCAAATCCCTTAAAGGgactttttattaataactactaataaaaaacttgtaaacagGACATTGATATACCAAATGGAAATACATTATATTGATAAATGTAAACAGACcattttaaaagttatcatatatatcatttatctTTGAAGtgatcatatattattatgatcAATGTTTGTTGGGTGTGAAAAGCTGCATGATAGTTGAGGTTAAATTATCCAAATTGTTGGATTGGGCAGCAAACTGTTACAGATAAGAGTGATTGGGGTAAAGCTGTACCTGTGGGAGTCACATTTTATTGCTGAATGGCACATTCTTTCTTATGTGGCATTAGAATTTCTGTCCCTTTCCCTGCAATTTTCACATATTGAGATAcctaaagaaattttttatgctGAACGATTGTTGCTGGCACCATATATTCAACAAGTTAAGGCTTGGCATTGCAGATGTTTAATTCACTCTTTAACACGTACATATTTTCCAAGGAGCACTCTATAGAATGAATCCAACATAAGCAGAATGTtttaaataccaaaaaaaaattgacattaaaatttgaacgGCAACAACTGATCATGGATTTTTACATGGATAAGCAGGTTGAGAATTCAAAAACCTAATCGAGCAACCCAGGAGAAGAATTCTCTACAAGG
This window contains:
- the LOC102623967 gene encoding putative receptor-like protein kinase At1g72540; protein product: MALIKSFTWKIILPSCVKATNKPSSKSKVHVSNQVSMQRLLLTDVSNPGSPISLNELSSSLVGSNLHVFTLKELQMITHNFSRSDYLGEGGFGKVYKGCVDDNLRPGLKAQPVAVKVLDVNGSQGHREWLAEVIFLGQLKHPHLVNLIGYCCEDEHRLLVYEYMALGNLHDQLFKNYSSTLPWLTRIKIAIGAARCLAFLHGEEKPVIYRDFKASNILLDSDYNAKLSDFGLATDGPQGEDSHITTCVMGTEGYAAPEYINTGHLTTMCDVFSFGVVLLELLTGRRSVEKNRCKREKDLVEWARPMLKDFTKLDQIIDSRLEGRYSTEGAKRLAAAAHQCLSHNPKSRPTMTTVVKALEPLLDLNDIPIGPFVYTVVPPGDHGHGQKSCGQKKNEKRGDGGKEKEDKKEEKGRNRRRKRRCVRVVRSRDVYSDTALYKALGTSLYSPRN